TTTTATTCCTCAAAAACCATAATTGGGTagtataagaataaaaataacaatacttTTCATCTGGTGGGTGCCAAACCTGTACCAAGTGCTTGCCTCATTTACTTGTCACAACTTCCATTTAGAGAggcaagttaaaaaataaaaaataataattaaaaaaagggaTTAAAATTGGGCTCATGGAAGTTAAGCTGCATGTCCCTGGTACACAGCCTGTAGGTGGTAGAGTTTGAACTTGGAGGAGGTCTGGAATCTGCCACAGGGTTCTCTGCTCTCTTGCCATGTTTAATGTCAGCTGTCAAATTAGATGCCTACATTTTGCAAACCTCCTCGttttaagtttttggtttttaaaaaatctgaatatgCCAGCCTATCTTACTATATTAAAGGGAATTAAAGAAAAGGTTTATTTTTCCCCCCCTCTGGGGAAAGTTTTGGGGGTGAGAGGGGTTTCTGCTGGGGAGCTAGAAGATGGTAATAGTAGCAATCAAACTGGGTTGTTCATCCCAATCTAGGGATTTTCCTCTACTGTTCTTACTTTAGAAGGAAAATCTCTAGGAGGGGAAAATTGCCAGaggattttattttcctaaaggcTGCTACCTCTACAGAGCTGTGTCCATTGTCAATAGGTCCCCATCTGAAACCCTGTGTCAAAGGTTTTTCAGAACTCAGATGTTTTTGGGATTTCGTAGATCGTAGATCTGATCTGAAAGTACATACACTGTATATTCAGTAGCTGGGGAGGGCCTGGGCCACTCCAATAATCAAACACGTGAATGTTTCTGTGAAGAAATGTATGAACATTGACATCTGTAGGATGAAAAAGACTCACAGATAGTCTCTCTTTAGTTCAGGTTAGTTTTTCTCACCAAACGAGTCTGGTGAAAAATGTTTGGGTCTTAGTGTTTTTGAGTTGCAGAGAGGACGGTGAAGGGAGTACGGACGATCTGTTGATAACAGGAACACTACTGGCCAACATCTACTGTGTGCTAATCACATGCCAGGTGCTCTAATTACGTAGTGTgtcataaaaatatatgatacagCATGGTGTTTTGAACATGGGCGCTATCACTGTGTAATTCTGTAATGTATCACACAGGGCAAGACAGTTGTTAAGAGCACAGATGATTTTAGCTAAGCTGCCTGGATTCTAATTCCTCATCTGAGAAACAGGGGATAATATTAGTACttattgttatgaggattaactGGGCTGTTTTGTGAGAAGTGCTGGGACATAGTGAGAACTGTTGTTATTTAATTCTGCATGAGGGCAACCTAAGCCTCAGGGAAGTTTAGTAAATAGCCCAAGAATACACAGCTGTTAAGTGTGGCAcggggatttgaacccaggcaatgGAACTGCAGAACCTAACCTCTATCTTACTTTTTGCACTGCAGGCAAACAACCAGTCAAGAGACACAGGAGCTATAACCTTATAAGTTGTGAAATTTGAAGCTGCTGTTTTGAGAATGTTGGGTTCTTCAGACAATGGTAGCTCAGTAATATAAAGTCACAAATGCCAACGGGGTCAACTACCATCCCAGGCACAACTAGCTTATTTTTTAGCTGCTGGCCTTCATCTCATTTGCGGTCAATGGCTCACGACCTTATTCCCCACCAGGAAAACTCACCATCAGGGCCCTGGCGGGCAGCAGCGTGCAGCGCCGTGTCCCCGTGGCGGTCCTGGTGGGCAGGGTCAGCCCCAAGCCGAAGCAGCAGGCACAGGGCGGGGGCATCGTGGCGGGCACAGGCCCGGTGCAGTGGTGGGGGTTGCCCAGCGTCTACATCGAGGCCTGGGTGTCGCTGGAGGAGGGCCTGGGCCCGGACCAGCCGTCCTGCAGACAAGTAACGACGGAAGCGACGTTCTCGGCGTTGGCGGCGGGTAGTGGAGGCCATGGAAGTCTTGggctaaggaagaaggaaaaaaaggcagctgtcagggccccagcctggcctggTCCCTCCTCCGCCGCCCCTGACATCCCCTCTGGTTCCTCCCTTCGGCCCCCCTTCTTCCTACATCTTCAGCAAGAGATGAAGTCTCTCCTAACTCTCATCCCTCAGCCAGATGCTaggtttgaaaaaaattttgaagaggGCTTGGGTCACATTTTTTAACGTAAAATTTGAGAAAAGGGTAATTGCTTTGAGATTCATTAGCCCAGATAATTTTTAATAGGAGActttgaaaaagacaaagaatgatggggaaaatatttatcaacagaaatctgaatttaaaagtcacagataatttcaaataataatcTAGAAATGGAATATGATGTACCCGGCAGACAGATGTGGAGGCTTCTCCCTCTGGgacctggggggaggggttacTCATCAgacctgcccccccgcccccctaaGTAACCCCAAAGCTGTAGGCCCGAGGCCTGTGTTTAAAACGCTGCGAGGAAGGGAGGCGGGAAGGGCGGGGACACTCTATGCTGGCGGAAATGGCGCAAGCCGAGACGCAGGTAAAAGGCGGAAATGAACTCGTTACCGGATGTCGTCTCTCTCTCCGAGAGGGCGAGGTGTGTGTGTTTCCTCAGTCGGGTCTCGGGTGGGGAACTTGAAAACTTAAGATAAAGGATCCGCCTGAAACCGGAAGACTGGACGACAAACGAGGAAAAGGAGACCAGCATGGGAGAGTAAAAAGGccgatttaaagatttattctctcctcccccagccgggaagagagaggagatggtTCAGAGAAAGTAGATGATAAGAGAGAAAACAGGGGAGATAAGAAGGATTAAAAGTCATAGTAAAAATGGAAAACCACGACGAGGCCAAGAATAGGGGTAGATAAAAAAAGACATGTGTAAAGACATAAAGAAACAACCGTAGGAGAAGGCAAACGAAATGGATGCAGAAATTTAGACTTGGGAAAGATAAAGGGAGATGGAAACGGGAGGGAGtgaaaaaaagaggggaagagaagtAGGAAGAATTCAGGGAAACCCACCATCCTCTTCTCCCAATACGCGACACATGTTGACTTCTTTAGTTTCTCAGTCCATTTTCAGTCCCTCTGCGTCTCCTTCTCACTCCTCTCTGGTCCTGCCCCCACTCCTGGACGTTCTGACCGGGAAAACCCTGCACCGGCTGCGATGGTGCCAGACAGCTTTGGGCCTGGTCTCTGCTGCTCCCAGGTGGTCCTTCTGGGTACTGCCAGTGTAGACCTGGGAGAAGAGGCCAGCCATCAATGGAGGATCAGTTTGGGGGAGACACCGGTGCGGAAGGCTGAGCAGAAAAGGGGAGCACTAAGACCCAGGGGTAGTGGAGGACTGCAGCAAGGAGCTGGTGGAAGAGAAGTAGGcggtgtacgtgtgtgtgttgggggtggggtggggtagccATCTGGTACCTTAGTAGCATCCAAAACATCATCAGCCATAACCACAGAAATGGCCAGTCAGTCCCAGGGTATCCAGCAGCTCCTGCAAGCCGAGAAGCGGGCGGCTGAGAAGGTGGCAGATGCCAGAAAGAGTGAGTCTCCTCCACTCTCCATTAGGAGTCTGGAAAGAAaattgggtgggtggggggacaaTAAACCTTCCAGTCCCTGGGAAAATCCAAGGTTGGTGGGGAGGAAGCTGGGGCTGGGATGGCTGATTAGGAGGAAAGAAATGGGTGGGTGTTAAAATctagcacctggttggctcagagaaggcagaaaaactttctggaaaggaaTGACCATACTATCTTGTTTTGTGAGGGGGTCTACCCCCaccctctgtcttttcttttgcttccagGGAAGGCCCGGCGTCTGAAGCAGGCGAAGGAGGAGGCACAGATGGAGGTGGAGCAGTACCGTAGAGAGCGGGAGCAGGAATTTCAGAGCAAGCAGCAGGCGGTGAGTTGTGGGACAGTTGAGAAGGGACTCCAGGGTGCAAGTTGGTGGGTGTATCTGATAAGGTGTGGACAGGGTGACTGTACAAGAAAATAAGGTGGTAAAGGGCTGAAGGGGACCATTAGCAGGGGCCATGTTATTGATAAAGAAGTGTGATAACGAAGAGAATCTGAGACATTTGAAAGACTTGTACAGCTTTTGGGGGGAATTGCCACCATCTATGTGGAGTATAATGTCATTTGGGGTGGAAGGCAGAGTTTTATGGTCACGTATAGTGAGGTGGTGGGGGTTTTACAGTCTGTTTTAGGATGAAGTTGCATGTCAAGTCTCAAAGGAAGGAGAATTGTATTGCTTTCTTTGGTGTCTGGCTATTTCCATGGGATGGGGGTGGTTTTGACAAGGCCTTTTCTTCCTGGCCTTGCTCCAGGATCTTCTCCACCTGCCTGGacccttctttctctgtttctgcttttgcctttctctcttctaTCCCTTTCCCAATCCCCCCAGGCCATGGGCTCCCAGGGGAACCTGTCGGCTGAGGTGGAACAGGCTACAAGACGCCAGGTGCAGGGCATGCAGAGCTCTCAGCAGAGAAACCGAGAACGCATCCTGGCCCAACTTCTTGGCATGGTTTGCGACGTCAGGCCCCAGGTCCACCCCAACTACCGGATTGCTGTCTAGGATCCACTGTAGGGCCTGACTGTTCCCTTCCATTTCCCTTTCTCAATCAATCCCCCAATCAAAATTACCTCCCACCATCTTCGCTGCTTATTTCCCACTTTCTCTCCATTCCCTGGAAATTCTAGGGGCAAGATCCAATAATTCTGTGACATTTAGAAGTTATCCTGTTCAGATCTGAATCTCCTTATTGTTCCTTAACCTTCACTGGGACCTTGTAAACTCTCAAGTCACCCTCACCCAACTCCTCTTAAAATTTGTAGTGTGGAGAAGTCAGgatgtggaaaacaatttggtttCAGAGCCTGGGACACTGAGGTCCCTTTCCCAACCCTGCCACTTGCTGGGACAGGACAAGCTACTTAACCTGTAGTCCAGTGTCCTCCTCTACAGGACTGAAATAATGATGATGACGACGATGACGGCAACGATGTTACCTACCTTATAGGGTTGCTGCAATGATTAGGGATCACTCTGTTAAAAGCCTCGCATGGTTTTTGGCATACAGTAGCTGTGATTCAATAAATGGCTGCTTTATGGCATTATTACTACTCCCTGCCCACCTGCCAAAACCTAAACACAGCTGTTTCCTCTTATTTGTCAATGGCTTTCTAATTCTTATTCATTCTGTGACCCTAATAATTCTCTGAAGAATTAGttcttcctgcctctttctcCCCAGAGCTTTATGATCCCTGAAAAGTAATGAAGACCTCACTTAGCCTCTCTACTGTGATTCCAGGAAGATGttgaatttctttgt
This genomic interval from Neovison vison isolate M4711 chromosome 1, ASM_NN_V1, whole genome shotgun sequence contains the following:
- the ATP6V1G2 gene encoding V-type proton ATPase subunit G 2; its protein translation is MASQSQGIQQLLQAEKRAAEKVADARKRKARRLKQAKEEAQMEVEQYRREREQEFQSKQQAAMGSQGNLSAEVEQATRRQVQGMQSSQQRNRERILAQLLGMVCDVRPQVHPNYRIAV